In Leptospira harrisiae, a genomic segment contains:
- a CDS encoding LIC11661 family lipoprotein — MNTALFWFRLPISVFLCWLAFGCTNYSTTASVQAPPTLISITNNGNSNFTIKVRAQNPEFIFQGYRLYTGATENLAQNPTDLNMGDSCILAQAAIVQPLDYIFEIDPSTNPNTTGVSCRIFATLTPGTYIAMRTLGLAVNLQNSTSSYKVSMSSNALIVP, encoded by the coding sequence ATGAATACTGCTCTTTTTTGGTTCCGTTTACCCATTTCCGTTTTTCTCTGTTGGTTGGCATTCGGATGCACGAATTATTCGACCACTGCTTCTGTACAGGCTCCTCCTACCTTGATTTCCATCACAAACAATGGAAATTCCAATTTTACCATTAAAGTCAGGGCCCAAAACCCAGAATTTATCTTCCAAGGGTATCGTCTTTATACAGGTGCCACCGAAAATTTAGCCCAAAACCCAACCGACCTGAATATGGGAGATTCTTGTATTCTTGCTCAGGCGGCCATAGTCCAACCTTTGGATTATATCTTTGAAATCGATCCTTCCACAAATCCGAATACAACTGGTGTTTCCTGTCGGATTTTTGCAACCCTCACACCCGGAACCTACATAGCGATGAGGACTCTGGGGCTTGCTGTAAATTTACAGAATAGCACCAGTTCGTATAAGGTGTCTATGTCTTCCAATGCTCTTATTGTCCCTTAA
- a CDS encoding DedA family protein yields the protein MDFLQTLVSIFMQYGYFAVFGILILCGFGLPVPEDISLTAGGVISGLGYANVHIMFFVGMAGVLLGDAFVFWLGSYYGEKALTLPVLRTVLHPERFDKVREQFKKYGRWVVFFGRFMPGLRMPIFFTAGTSKQISFIRFVLTDGFAALISVPIWVYLGYYGAHNFDELMGWVRNGQTIILALVGIAIAGVVFFWWRRKHREVRGEK from the coding sequence ATGGACTTTCTACAAACTCTAGTTTCCATTTTTATGCAATACGGTTATTTCGCCGTTTTCGGAATTCTAATCCTTTGTGGATTTGGACTTCCTGTCCCAGAAGACATCTCCCTTACGGCAGGTGGTGTTATCTCCGGTTTGGGTTATGCCAATGTTCATATCATGTTCTTTGTGGGGATGGCTGGTGTTCTACTTGGTGATGCGTTTGTTTTTTGGCTCGGAAGTTACTACGGAGAAAAAGCATTAACCCTTCCCGTCTTAAGAACAGTCCTCCATCCCGAACGTTTTGACAAAGTCCGCGAACAATTTAAAAAATATGGACGTTGGGTGGTCTTTTTTGGTCGTTTTATGCCTGGCCTCCGGATGCCCATATTTTTCACAGCGGGCACTTCCAAACAAATTAGTTTCATTCGATTTGTCCTTACTGATGGATTTGCAGCACTAATCTCTGTTCCTATTTGGGTCTATTTGGGATATTATGGGGCCCATAATTTTGATGAACTCATGGGTTGGGTTCGTAATGGACAGACTATCATTTTGGCCCTAGTTGGGATCGCAATTGCCGGAGTTGTCTTCTTTTGGTGGCGGAGGAAACACCGCGAAGTTAGAGGCGAAAAATAA